The following coding sequences are from one Paenibacillus stellifer window:
- a CDS encoding TIGR02452 family protein, whose translation MDRKQIAQETLRIQQQGFYEYEGQRVDFASAQKHSEDDSELITPEQGAELVTECNKLPRLQRAAVYSAANEATVKAIIDLAEAEKDRAGVLNFASAKNPGGGFLNGAMAQEESLAASSGLYNTQLRNEGYYLANRACPSMMYTDHAIYSPDVVFFRDERFNLMKQPVTASVLTLPAVNYGQVLLKGEDSLQAERVMKDRMRLALAIFAQKGDQHLILGAYGCGVFRNDPVKVAGWWRELLDDEGFGLLFSTIRFAVLDTSKDRKCIHAFEKAFIG comes from the coding sequence GTGGACCGAAAACAGATTGCACAGGAGACTTTGCGAATACAGCAGCAGGGCTTCTATGAATACGAGGGGCAGCGGGTTGATTTTGCCTCGGCGCAGAAGCATTCCGAGGACGACAGTGAGCTGATAACGCCCGAACAGGGGGCGGAGCTGGTAACGGAATGCAATAAGCTGCCGAGGTTGCAGCGAGCGGCGGTCTATTCCGCCGCCAATGAGGCTACCGTGAAGGCGATCATAGATCTGGCGGAAGCAGAGAAAGACCGGGCCGGGGTGCTCAACTTCGCTAGTGCGAAAAATCCGGGCGGCGGATTTCTGAACGGAGCTATGGCCCAGGAGGAGAGCCTGGCGGCGTCCAGCGGATTATACAATACGCAGCTTCGCAACGAAGGCTACTATTTGGCTAATCGCGCCTGCCCAAGCATGATGTATACCGACCATGCGATCTATTCGCCGGATGTGGTCTTTTTCCGTGATGAGCGCTTTAATCTCATGAAACAGCCGGTTACGGCTTCCGTGCTGACGCTGCCCGCCGTGAATTACGGACAGGTGCTGCTTAAGGGAGAGGACAGTCTGCAAGCGGAACGGGTGATGAAGGACCGGATGCGGCTGGCGCTGGCGATATTTGCGCAGAAGGGAGACCAACATCTTATCCTCGGAGCTTACGGATGCGGTGTGTTCCGGAATGATCCGGTGAAGGTCGCGGGATGGTGGCGGGAGCTGCTGGACGATGAAGGCTTCGGATTATTATTTTCAACAATCAGGTTTGCTGTGCTGGATACATCCAAGGATCGTAAATGCATACATGCATTCGAAAAGGCGTTTATTGGCTGA
- a CDS encoding NUDIX hydrolase, with product MDRLDRDGLTEREFMERYRAEDYERPSVAADMVIFTVTDNEADSYRKLPDKELRILLIRRGAHPYLGHWALPGGFVRPNETTEQAAARELREETGVDDVYLEQLYTFSDIGRDPRTWVMSCSYMALVAGSQLELKAGDDAADAAWFKVSHRLLREGKELTDDGYVKTQQYELRLSSHEAELAAVVERTVTVKQSSTGTSYSIVSNEGLAFDHAKIIAYAIERLRGKVNYTDIALNLMPKLFTLTELQQVYEVILDKELLKAAFRRKVADLVTETDHYTENAGHRPSRLYRRNMEDNR from the coding sequence GTGGATAGGCTGGATCGCGACGGTCTGACGGAACGCGAATTTATGGAGCGGTACCGGGCTGAGGATTACGAACGGCCCTCGGTAGCGGCAGACATGGTGATCTTCACCGTTACGGATAACGAGGCGGACAGTTACCGCAAGCTTCCGGACAAGGAGCTGAGGATTCTGCTGATCCGGCGGGGTGCGCACCCTTATCTGGGCCATTGGGCGCTCCCGGGCGGCTTCGTCCGGCCGAATGAAACGACGGAGCAGGCCGCGGCGAGAGAGCTGCGGGAGGAGACGGGAGTGGACGACGTCTATCTGGAGCAGCTGTATACGTTCAGCGACATTGGGCGCGATCCCCGTACCTGGGTGATGAGCTGCAGCTACATGGCTCTGGTGGCCGGCAGCCAGCTTGAGCTGAAGGCCGGAGATGACGCTGCCGATGCGGCCTGGTTCAAGGTATCCCACCGGCTGCTGCGGGAAGGCAAGGAGCTGACCGATGATGGATACGTCAAGACGCAGCAGTATGAGCTGAGGCTGAGCTCACATGAGGCGGAACTCGCTGCGGTCGTGGAACGGACGGTGACAGTGAAGCAAAGCTCGACAGGCACCTCTTATTCGATCGTGTCCAATGAAGGGCTGGCATTCGATCATGCGAAGATTATCGCCTACGCCATAGAGCGCTTGCGGGGCAAGGTGAATTATACCGATATCGCGCTTAACCTGATGCCGAAGCTGTTCACCTTAACGGAGCTGCAGCAGGTTTACGAGGTCATTCTGGACAAAGAGCTGCTGAAGGCCGCCTTCCGGCGCAAAGTGGCCGATCTCGTTACAGAAACGGATCATTACACCGAAAATGCGGGCCATCGCCCATCCCGTCTATATCGAAGAAATATGGAGGATAACCGATGA
- a CDS encoding AAA family ATPase: MRTLGLTLGKFAPLHKGHQFMFDTALQEVDELIVVIYDTQVMPVPLHVRANWIRELYPTVRVIEAWDGPDGYSNDREHEIREEQYILGLLNGEQVTHFYSSEFYGEHMSLALGAVDRRVDEERKLVPISATMIRSDPYKYREFISDVVYRDLITKVVFVGAMSTGKSTITEALARKYQTVFASEYGRDYWTDHQVDRRIGLAAFDEIAAGHIEREEQALLQANRYLFVDTNAITTYMYALDYHGQAPELLTRIALENAQRYDLFFLCDDDIPYDDTWDRSGDQKRHVFHKQIIADLKERRIPYIMLRGSLEERMRRVEEVLAGFQPYSNYFGELSN, encoded by the coding sequence ATGAGAACGTTGGGATTGACGCTGGGGAAGTTCGCTCCGCTGCATAAAGGGCATCAATTCATGTTCGACACCGCCCTGCAAGAGGTCGATGAGTTGATCGTAGTCATCTATGACACGCAGGTTATGCCGGTTCCGCTGCATGTCCGGGCGAACTGGATTCGTGAGCTTTATCCGACAGTAAGAGTCATCGAGGCCTGGGACGGCCCGGACGGATACTCGAATGATCGGGAGCATGAGATCAGGGAGGAGCAGTATATTCTGGGCCTCTTGAATGGCGAGCAGGTCACGCATTTCTACTCCAGCGAGTTCTATGGCGAGCATATGAGCCTTGCGCTGGGTGCGGTGGACAGGCGGGTGGATGAAGAGCGTAAGCTCGTTCCGATCTCGGCAACGATGATTCGCTCCGATCCATATAAGTACCGGGAGTTCATCAGTGATGTCGTATACCGGGACTTGATCACGAAGGTCGTGTTCGTAGGAGCGATGTCGACCGGCAAATCCACAATCACGGAAGCATTGGCACGGAAGTACCAGACGGTATTCGCAAGCGAATATGGGCGGGATTATTGGACCGATCATCAGGTGGACCGCAGAATCGGGCTGGCAGCATTCGACGAGATTGCGGCCGGGCATATCGAGCGGGAGGAGCAGGCCTTGCTTCAAGCGAACCGGTATTTGTTCGTCGATACCAATGCGATTACCACCTATATGTACGCTCTGGACTATCACGGGCAGGCGCCGGAGCTGTTAACACGGATAGCGCTGGAGAACGCGCAGCGATACGACTTGTTCTTCTTGTGCGACGACGATATTCCGTATGACGATACATGGGATCGCAGCGGGGACCAGAAGCGGCATGTTTTTCACAAACAAATTATCGCGGATTTGAAGGAGCGCAGAATTCCCTATATTATGCTGAGAGGGAGTCTGGAAGAGCGGATGCGCAGGGTGGAAGAGGTATTGGCTGGGTTCCAGCCGTACAGCAATTATTTTGGAGAGTTGAGCAATTAA
- the pnuC gene encoding nicotinamide riboside transporter PnuC — protein MKKLPGNWNLFELVWLGLFCGTAIVLTVIMKDTFLGFTVFMTGVLCVVLAAKGNLMTYVFGMYNTFGYAYLAYTNGLFGEVMLNLLFFVPMNAIGFLMWKRNRHDGKLTMREMDQRSLLLIVVVCVLGSLGLGFGLSFIPGQNSPYIDALTTVLSVVATFLMVRRFKEQWLLYIVLNAFTVLLWVIRMLEGSSDGGLMIVMWGAYLINAVYGYYTWNKGVKEVLA, from the coding sequence ATGAAGAAATTACCCGGCAACTGGAATTTATTCGAATTGGTCTGGCTTGGACTGTTCTGCGGAACAGCGATCGTATTGACTGTGATTATGAAGGATACTTTCTTAGGGTTCACGGTCTTCATGACCGGGGTATTATGCGTGGTTCTCGCGGCCAAGGGCAATCTGATGACCTATGTGTTCGGTATGTACAATACGTTCGGATACGCTTATTTAGCTTATACCAACGGATTGTTTGGGGAGGTCATGCTGAATCTGCTCTTCTTCGTTCCCATGAACGCCATCGGCTTCCTGATGTGGAAGAGAAATCGCCACGACGGCAAGCTCACCATGCGGGAGATGGATCAGAGAAGCTTGCTTCTCATAGTGGTGGTATGTGTACTGGGCAGCCTGGGACTTGGTTTCGGACTTTCATTCATCCCGGGGCAAAATTCGCCGTATATTGATGCTCTAACGACAGTGTTGTCCGTTGTGGCGACATTCCTGATGGTGAGAAGGTTCAAGGAGCAGTGGCTGCTCTACATTGTCCTGAATGCCTTCACGGTGCTGCTATGGGTGATCCGAATGCTGGAAGGAAGCAGCGACGGCGGGCTGATGATCGTGATGTGGGGCGCGTACCTGATTAATGCGGTCTATGGATATTACACCTGGAACAAAGGGGTTAAGGAGGTTCTGGCATGA
- a CDS encoding histidine--tRNA ligase: MQNVKGTYDFFGKEQALRRKVQTTLQEVFERYDFDSMDTTILNELELLTSKYAGGDEILKEMYQLSDQGSRRLGLRYDLTIPFAKVIALNPSIEFPYKRYEMGKVFRDGPVKRGRLREFLQCDADVVGIAGPEAEAELMQLAVEVFKRLEIPITLRWNNRRFLGEVLESIGVPSDEWLSVMLTLDKLKKIGLDGVMQELRSKGLDAQTAAAIMELIQLDNPAFEDVSGMYGIQDKPGAQEVRSLQALIEQIGLAEIGRFDLFLSRGLSFYTGTVYEIFDASGTFSSSLGAGGRYDAIIGQLVGREDIQYPTVGISFGMESIMEMLANRPVQTKGAIVTVIPIGDTVAEVLKSAALLRANGIRTSMDTSGRKLKKSLAAASSRGIRYVMLIGENEASLGQVRLKDMTGMTETVLTLDEAITIISDQTDRS; the protein is encoded by the coding sequence ATGCAAAATGTCAAAGGGACCTATGATTTCTTCGGAAAAGAACAAGCGCTCCGGCGAAAAGTCCAGACAACGCTTCAGGAAGTGTTCGAACGGTATGATTTTGACTCCATGGATACGACGATATTGAATGAGCTCGAGCTGCTGACCTCCAAGTATGCAGGCGGTGATGAAATCCTGAAGGAAATGTACCAACTAAGTGATCAAGGCTCGCGGAGACTTGGACTCCGGTATGATCTGACCATTCCTTTTGCCAAGGTGATCGCCTTAAATCCCAGTATTGAGTTTCCTTACAAGCGGTATGAGATGGGGAAAGTATTTCGGGATGGACCTGTGAAGCGGGGCCGTCTGCGCGAATTTTTACAGTGTGATGCCGATGTCGTTGGAATTGCGGGACCTGAAGCTGAGGCTGAGCTCATGCAGTTGGCCGTTGAAGTATTCAAGAGACTGGAAATCCCGATTACATTAAGGTGGAACAACCGACGCTTCCTGGGTGAAGTGCTTGAATCCATTGGAGTGCCCTCGGATGAATGGCTGTCTGTCATGCTGACGCTCGACAAGCTGAAGAAAATTGGACTAGACGGGGTTATGCAGGAATTGCGAAGCAAAGGGCTGGATGCTCAAACAGCAGCTGCAATCATGGAGTTAATTCAGCTGGATAACCCTGCGTTTGAAGATGTATCCGGCATGTATGGAATCCAGGACAAACCCGGCGCGCAAGAGGTGCGGTCCCTTCAAGCTCTCATTGAGCAAATAGGGCTGGCGGAAATAGGCAGGTTCGATCTCTTCCTGTCACGCGGGCTGTCTTTCTACACGGGAACGGTGTATGAGATCTTCGATGCTTCGGGCACGTTTAGCTCCAGCCTGGGAGCCGGCGGCCGGTATGATGCCATAATTGGACAGCTGGTCGGCAGAGAGGATATTCAATATCCGACCGTGGGCATTTCTTTTGGCATGGAATCCATCATGGAGATGCTTGCGAATCGTCCGGTCCAAACCAAAGGCGCTATCGTTACGGTCATCCCTATCGGAGATACAGTTGCAGAGGTCTTGAAGTCAGCGGCATTGCTGCGGGCTAATGGGATTCGGACAAGTATGGACACAAGTGGACGGAAACTGAAAAAGTCGCTTGCGGCCGCCTCTTCCCGAGGAATCCGGTACGTCATGTTAATAGGAGAAAATGAAGCAAGCCTTGGACAGGTGCGCCTGAAAGATATGACCGGGATGACGGAAACGGTGCTGACCCTTGATGAAGCCATTACAATCATATCCGATCAGACCGATAGAAGCTGA
- a CDS encoding amino acid permease — translation MAQQELKRDLANRHVQLIAIGGTIGTGLFLGSGKAIQQAGPSIMFTYLIVGIAVFFVMRALGELLLSKAGYQSFTDIAEDYLGPRAAFITGWTYWFCWIMTAMADVIAVGVYVQYWFDIPQWVPAIVCLIILLGLNLLTVKSFGELEFWFALIKVVTILALIGTGIVLLVMGFKTDAGAVTVKNLWEHGGVFPNGVSGFLFSFQMVVFAYVGVELVGVSAAETSNPEKNIPSAINKIPLRILFFYVGALFVLLCINPWTELSPAESPFVKTFALVGIPIAAGIINFVVLTSAASACNSGMFSTSRILYNLSRNDQASPRFAKLNKNHVPGNSLFISTLVISVGALLSKLIPEQAFGIVTTVSAICFIWVWGVVLVCHIKYKKTRPELQAKSKFKAPFTPFINYAVLTLFAAILIIMLFASETRPALLFTPLWFILLFVLYSGRSRREKSGKNSIIQS, via the coding sequence ATGGCACAGCAAGAGTTAAAGAGAGATTTAGCCAACCGGCATGTTCAGCTCATCGCCATCGGCGGCACCATCGGTACGGGATTATTCCTGGGATCAGGCAAAGCGATTCAGCAGGCCGGACCGTCCATCATGTTTACGTACTTAATCGTGGGGATCGCCGTGTTCTTCGTGATGAGAGCGCTCGGAGAGCTGCTGCTGTCCAAGGCGGGCTATCAATCGTTCACGGATATTGCCGAGGACTATCTCGGGCCCCGGGCGGCGTTCATTACCGGATGGACCTATTGGTTCTGCTGGATCATGACGGCGATGGCGGATGTTATCGCGGTTGGCGTCTACGTGCAGTATTGGTTCGATATTCCGCAGTGGGTACCGGCCATTGTCTGTTTAATCATTTTGCTGGGACTCAATCTGTTAACGGTAAAAAGCTTCGGGGAACTGGAATTCTGGTTCGCTTTGATCAAAGTGGTCACGATTCTGGCCTTGATCGGCACCGGGATCGTACTGCTGGTTATGGGATTCAAGACGGACGCAGGAGCGGTGACCGTCAAGAACCTCTGGGAGCATGGGGGAGTGTTTCCGAACGGAGTTTCAGGCTTCTTATTTTCCTTCCAAATGGTCGTGTTCGCCTATGTCGGTGTAGAGTTAGTGGGGGTATCGGCAGCGGAAACGTCCAATCCGGAGAAAAATATTCCGTCCGCCATCAATAAAATTCCCTTGCGGATCTTATTCTTCTACGTCGGCGCGCTGTTTGTTCTGCTCTGCATTAACCCGTGGACGGAGCTTAGTCCGGCTGAAAGTCCCTTTGTCAAAACCTTTGCGCTGGTAGGGATTCCGATCGCCGCAGGCATTATCAATTTCGTCGTGTTGACTTCAGCTGCTTCTGCTTGCAACAGCGGGATGTTCTCCACAAGCCGGATTCTCTATAATTTGAGCAGGAACGACCAGGCGTCGCCCCGTTTTGCCAAGCTCAATAAAAATCATGTACCGGGAAATTCGTTGTTCATCTCCACACTTGTCATCTCCGTGGGCGCCCTTCTGAGCAAGCTCATTCCGGAGCAGGCTTTTGGAATCGTGACGACGGTCAGCGCCATTTGTTTTATATGGGTGTGGGGCGTTGTGCTCGTCTGCCATATCAAGTATAAGAAGACCCGGCCGGAATTGCAGGCTAAGTCCAAATTCAAGGCACCCTTTACGCCTTTCATTAACTATGCGGTCTTAACGCTGTTTGCCGCCATTCTCATCATTATGCTGTTCGCCAGCGAGACGCGTCCGGCTCTACTGTTCACCCCTCTATGGTTCATTCTACTGTTCGTTCTGTATTCGGGCAGAAGCAGAAGAGAGAAGAGCGGCAAGAACAGCATTATTCAATCATGA
- a CDS encoding lantibiotic protection ABC transporter ATP-binding protein has translation MRDIILQTSNLCKSFKRQTAVNNVSLTVPRDSVYGLLGPNGAGKSTTLKMIAGMLRPDSGSILFHGHEWTRKDLSDIGVLIEAPPLYENLTARENLKVRTLALGLPPSRIDEVLAIVDLTNTGKKRAGQFSMGMKQRLGIAIALLGQPKLLILDEPTNGLDPIGIQELRELIRSFPRQGITVILSSHILSEVEQVADQIGIIAGGVLGYQGIAPEGQELESLFMQVAAVNRRAGE, from the coding sequence ATGCGAGACATTATTTTACAGACAAGTAATTTATGCAAAAGCTTTAAACGCCAAACGGCTGTAAACAACGTATCCTTAACCGTTCCCCGGGACTCGGTCTATGGTTTGCTGGGGCCGAACGGCGCCGGCAAATCCACAACGCTCAAAATGATCGCAGGAATGCTGCGCCCCGATTCCGGAAGCATTCTCTTTCATGGACATGAATGGACCCGGAAGGATTTAAGCGATATTGGCGTACTGATTGAAGCGCCGCCGCTCTATGAGAACCTGACTGCAAGAGAGAACCTCAAGGTTCGTACCCTCGCGCTCGGATTGCCGCCATCCCGAATCGATGAGGTGCTTGCCATAGTCGATTTGACCAATACCGGAAAAAAGCGCGCCGGACAGTTCTCCATGGGCATGAAGCAGCGGCTGGGGATCGCAATCGCACTGCTGGGCCAGCCGAAGCTGCTCATTCTTGACGAACCGACCAACGGGCTTGATCCCATCGGGATTCAGGAGCTTCGGGAGCTGATCCGCTCATTTCCCCGGCAGGGGATCACCGTCATACTGTCGAGCCATATCCTCTCCGAGGTCGAACAGGTAGCGGATCAGATCGGAATTATCGCCGGTGGAGTTCTAGGGTATCAGGGAATCGCCCCCGAGGGGCAGGAGCTGGAATCCTTGTTCATGCAGGTTGCCGCCGTGAACCGAAGAGCGGGTGAATAG
- a CDS encoding lantibiotic immunity ABC transporter MutE/EpiE family permease subunit: MLPCIKAERLKWTRTFIPKLAWIGPVVTLLLCFFLMGGRYFQGGAYNWWYTMLLPGALTLTCSLAVQKDAKMKYRGLLALPVDPKMLWAGKIVACAEWLLVVTLIFLAGITSGGMLFGNTIPLLNSIVGSFLIFVTFLWQIPLCLFLAASCGLFAATLLNMAGNIAGVVVFGAGGIWNIVPYTITFRLMCPVLYVLPNGLPVPGDSPLRSTEMILPGVMISLAWFGVLSVLTALWFRKREAK, encoded by the coding sequence ATGCTTCCTTGCATCAAGGCTGAACGGTTGAAATGGACTCGCACCTTTATCCCCAAGCTGGCCTGGATCGGACCTGTGGTAACCCTGCTTCTCTGCTTCTTCTTGATGGGGGGACGCTATTTTCAGGGCGGGGCTTACAACTGGTGGTACACGATGCTCTTGCCCGGAGCGCTTACCCTCACCTGCTCGCTGGCTGTACAGAAGGATGCCAAGATGAAGTACCGCGGGCTGCTGGCGCTGCCTGTCGATCCGAAGATGCTGTGGGCCGGGAAAATCGTGGCCTGTGCGGAATGGCTCTTGGTGGTCACTCTCATTTTCCTGGCTGGCATTACGTCCGGCGGAATGCTATTTGGCAATACAATTCCGCTGCTGAACAGCATTGTTGGCAGCTTCCTGATCTTCGTCACGTTTCTATGGCAGATTCCGCTATGCCTGTTTCTTGCCGCAAGCTGCGGATTATTCGCCGCCACTCTGCTTAATATGGCCGGCAATATCGCCGGGGTCGTCGTCTTCGGCGCCGGTGGTATCTGGAACATTGTTCCCTATACCATTACATTCAGGCTCATGTGCCCGGTTCTCTATGTACTGCCGAACGGTCTTCCCGTACCGGGAGACAGCCCGCTGAGAAGCACAGAGATGATCCTGCCAGGTGTTATGATTTCTCTAGCATGGTTCGGAGTGCTGTCTGTTCTTACTGCGCTATGGTTCCGCAAGCGGGAGGCTAAGTAA
- a CDS encoding lantibiotic immunity ABC transporter MutG family permease subunit: MAPLTGLLGLLKADMLKTRRTPFLLIHLLAPLIVAGLFLAYYSYSPWSSTDKVLAYLQVLGCALPTLIGLVCSMAAEQESAAGHFQGMLTTPGNKIKAYASKLLMLLLFGFGAVLLASALFGLGFRGILHQDRLGMLFYLTGAFILFGSSLPLYLLHGFASMRFGRGASIGLGIVGSLIAALLLTGLGDGIWPFIPFGWSARFASLWTVWSSGTAASPALSGLDAGIMVWTLGTALASILSCAWFTRWEGRSTDN; encoded by the coding sequence ATGGCGCCATTAACGGGATTGCTGGGATTGCTAAAGGCGGATATGCTCAAGACGAGGCGGACGCCGTTTCTCCTGATTCACCTGCTGGCTCCGCTAATTGTAGCGGGATTGTTCCTGGCGTATTATTCGTACTCCCCGTGGAGCTCCACCGACAAAGTGCTGGCTTATTTGCAGGTTCTGGGCTGCGCCCTTCCTACCCTGATTGGGCTGGTCTGTTCAATGGCTGCGGAGCAGGAATCGGCTGCGGGACATTTTCAAGGAATGCTCACGACTCCAGGAAATAAAATCAAGGCCTATGCAAGCAAGCTGCTGATGCTGCTGTTATTCGGCTTTGGAGCCGTCCTGCTTGCCAGCGCCCTGTTCGGCCTGGGCTTCCGTGGCATTCTGCATCAGGACAGACTGGGAATGCTCTTTTATCTCACCGGGGCATTCATTCTATTCGGGAGCAGCCTGCCTCTTTATTTGCTGCACGGGTTCGCCAGTATGCGCTTTGGAAGAGGCGCTTCCATCGGACTCGGGATCGTAGGAAGCCTGATAGCCGCCTTGCTGCTAACCGGGTTAGGTGATGGAATCTGGCCGTTTATTCCATTCGGCTGGAGCGCCCGCTTCGCTTCACTGTGGACAGTCTGGTCCTCCGGTACTGCTGCATCGCCCGCCTTGTCGGGGCTGGACGCCGGAATAATGGTTTGGACTCTGGGAACGGCGCTGGCTTCCATTCTATCTTGTGCATGGTTTACACGTTGGGAAGGACGATCAACCGATAATTAG
- a CDS encoding response regulator transcription factor, translating to MAKILVVDDEPAILSLIRNALLKDNHLVTTIADSTKVCKTDLGAYDLILLDVMMPGMDGFAICREIRSAVDCPILFLTAKTLETDLMYGLGLGADDYIVKPFGIGALRARIGAHLRRESRERRNVLYLENVHFNLSGKELYIKEEKVPLTKSEYEICEFLARNRGQVFSKEGIYEAVFGFHGESDSTAITEHIKNIRAKLSKSGIDAIETIWGIGYKWKL from the coding sequence ATGGCAAAAATACTCGTGGTGGACGATGAACCCGCCATTCTGTCTCTGATCCGCAATGCACTTCTCAAAGATAATCATCTGGTGACGACGATAGCGGATTCTACAAAGGTATGCAAAACCGACCTTGGCGCTTATGATCTCATTTTGCTCGATGTGATGATGCCGGGGATGGACGGCTTTGCGATTTGCCGGGAAATCCGGTCGGCCGTGGACTGCCCCATCCTTTTTCTAACGGCTAAAACACTGGAGACGGATCTGATGTACGGCCTTGGGCTGGGAGCGGACGACTATATTGTAAAGCCTTTTGGCATAGGTGCGCTGCGGGCGCGGATCGGCGCCCATTTAAGACGGGAGAGCCGGGAACGGCGAAATGTCCTGTATCTGGAGAACGTCCACTTCAACCTCTCCGGCAAAGAGCTCTATATCAAAGAGGAAAAAGTGCCGCTTACCAAAAGCGAATATGAAATTTGCGAATTTCTGGCGCGCAACCGGGGACAGGTGTTCTCCAAAGAAGGCATATATGAAGCGGTCTTCGGGTTCCATGGAGAAAGCGACAGCACCGCCATTACGGAGCATATCAAGAACATCCGCGCCAAGCTGAGCAAATCAGGCATCGACGCGATTGAGACCATCTGGGGGATTGGATACAAGTGGAAGCTATAA
- a CDS encoding HAMP domain-containing sensor histidine kinase → MEAITRTKTIRLRTFFLQYLLFLSIGTILLLVLLLGLFTMAFSSNLILPANYAEKQIEAFKNSLTADSAAAPGQLPELADYAVFSKEGKLLSGNLSQAEAAHAWELMQKGNNQDSPHFYTTVQRQHEIWIFRYTLRPQYASSFLRSNLPNPQLLGVLLFIVGILIQASVLAAHFGRRLTKKMAGLQEATENIQNENLEFTVKPSGIREIDDVLASLDRMKEALHASLKQQWELERSRREQISALAHDIKTPLTIIRGNAELLQETSQDDSQREYNEYILRSAGEIEAFVQEVIDLSSMQTGSVREKSRVRLEDLLAELELQMKALASGKDLRTLVRKEDLPESIFIDKELLHRGIVNVIANAAEHTPPNGSVALLVRGDAAAVHFTVTDTGCGFSPADLKEAATQFYRGDPSRSSGNHHGMGLYIAASAAQHHGGTLTLENDASTGSGKVTLTIPIHAVGGDGDERDWS, encoded by the coding sequence GTGGAAGCTATAACCCGAACGAAAACGATACGCCTTCGCACCTTCTTTCTCCAGTACCTCCTGTTCTTGAGCATCGGAACGATTCTGCTGCTGGTGCTGCTGCTTGGCCTGTTCACGATGGCCTTCTCCTCCAATCTCATACTGCCTGCCAACTATGCCGAGAAGCAGATTGAGGCGTTCAAGAATAGCCTGACAGCAGACAGCGCGGCAGCGCCCGGACAGCTTCCGGAGCTGGCGGATTACGCGGTTTTTTCCAAGGAAGGGAAGCTGCTCTCCGGCAATCTGAGCCAAGCGGAAGCCGCTCATGCCTGGGAGCTCATGCAGAAGGGGAACAACCAGGACTCTCCGCATTTCTACACCACCGTCCAGCGCCAGCATGAGATTTGGATCTTCCGGTATACTTTAAGGCCACAATACGCTTCTTCCTTTCTGCGCAGCAATCTGCCAAACCCGCAGCTGCTGGGGGTGCTTCTCTTCATAGTGGGCATCTTGATTCAAGCGTCCGTGCTTGCTGCCCACTTCGGCAGAAGACTCACGAAGAAAATGGCGGGACTCCAGGAAGCGACTGAAAACATCCAGAACGAGAATCTCGAATTCACCGTCAAGCCCAGCGGCATCCGCGAAATAGACGATGTCCTTGCCTCATTGGACCGGATGAAGGAAGCTCTACACGCTTCATTGAAGCAGCAATGGGAGCTGGAGCGTTCCCGCAGAGAGCAGATTTCCGCCCTTGCTCACGACATCAAAACCCCTCTTACCATCATTCGGGGAAATGCAGAGCTGCTGCAGGAGACATCGCAGGATGATAGCCAGCGGGAGTATAACGAATACATTCTTAGAAGCGCCGGGGAGATTGAAGCATTCGTACAAGAGGTCATTGATTTGTCCAGCATGCAGACCGGTTCTGTTCGTGAAAAGTCGAGGGTACGCTTAGAGGATCTGCTTGCAGAGTTGGAGCTGCAGATGAAGGCTCTTGCGTCTGGCAAGGATCTGCGCACTCTTGTCCGGAAGGAGGACCTTCCGGAATCGATCTTCATCGATAAGGAGCTGCTTCATCGGGGGATTGTCAATGTGATCGCCAATGCGGCCGAGCATACGCCTCCGAATGGGAGCGTGGCGCTGCTTGTCCGGGGGGATGCAGCCGCCGTTCATTTCACAGTCACGGATACAGGCTGCGGCTTCTCGCCAGCCGACTTGAAAGAAGCCGCCACCCAGTTCTACAGGGGAGACCCGAGCCGAAGCTCCGGCAATCATCACGGCATGGGTCTGTACATTGCCGCGTCCGCCGCGCAGCATCATGGGGGGACCTTGACCCTGGAGAATGATGCATCAACCGGCAGCGGGAAAGTAACCTTGACCATTCCGATTCATGCGGTTGGCGGCGATGGCGATGAACGGGATTGGAGTTAG